The Pangasianodon hypophthalmus isolate fPanHyp1 chromosome 13, fPanHyp1.pri, whole genome shotgun sequence genome includes a window with the following:
- the cyth3b gene encoding cytohesin-3 isoform X1 translates to MKSGCQSLDSYKKTGHVSTMQDKESETWIGSQVPEDLSLDERDELTSIRRRKKELLDDIERLKFEIAEVMTEIEQLTCVGESKTTQRNKQIAMGRKKFNMDPKKGIQFLLENDLLQHTPEDIAQFLYKGEGLNKTVIGDYLGERDDFNIKVLQAFVELHEFADLNLVQALRQFLWSFRLPGEAQKIDRMMEAFASRYCQCNPGVFQSTDTCYVLSFAIIMLNTSLHNPNVRDKPAVERFISMNRGINEGGDLPEELLRNLYESIKSEPFKIPEDDGNDLTHTFFNPDREGWLLKLGGRVKTWKRRWFILTDNCLYYFEYTTDKEPRGIIPLENLSIREVDEPRKPNCFELYNPSHKGQVIKACKTEADGRVVEGNHVVYRISAPTPEEKEEWIKSIKASISRDPFYDMLATRKRRIANKK, encoded by the exons atgaaatctggaTGCCAAAGTTTGGATTCGTACAAGAAAACAGGGCACGTATCTACCATGCAGGACAAGGAAAGTGAGACATGGATAGGGAGCCAAG TACCTGAGGATCTGTCCTTAGATGAGAGGGATGAGCTGACAAGCATACGGCGCAGGAAAAAAGAACTACTGGATGACATTGAG CGGTTGAAGTTTGAGATTGCAGAAGTGATGACGGAAATCGAGCAGCTCACCTGTGTGGGAGAGAG CAAAAccacacagagaaacaaacagattGCCATGGGAAGAAAGAAATTCAACATGGATCCCAAAAAG GGGATCCAGTTTCTTTTGGAGAATGACCTCCTGCAACACACCCCTGAAGATATAGCCCAATTCCTCTACAAAGGGGAGGGTCTAAACAAAACAGTCATTGGGGATTACTTAGGGGAACG ggaTGACTTCAACATTAAAGTACTCCAGGCCTTTGTGGAGCTCCATGAATTTGCAGACCTCAATCTTGTCCAGGCGTTAAG GCAATTTCTGTGGAGCTTCAGGCTGCCGGGCGAGGCACAGAAGATCGATAGAATGATGGAGGCCTTTGCGTCCCGGTACTGTCAGTGCAACCCAGGAGTCTTCCAATCCACAG ACACGTGTTATGTCCTGTCCTTTGCGATCATCATGCTGAACACCAGCCTTCACAACCCCAATGTCAGGGACAAGCCTGCCGTTGAACGCTTCATCTCCATGAACAGGGGGATCAACGAGGGAGGAGACCTACCAGAGGAGCTGCTCAGG AACTTGTACGAGAGCATTAAGAGTGAGCCCTTTAAGATCCCGGAGGATGATGGCAACGACCTGACCCACACGTTTTTCAACCCCGACAGAGAAGGCTGGCTGCTTAAGCTAG GAGGAAGAGTGAAAACCTGGAAAAGGCGGTGGTTCATTTTAACCGACAACTGCCTGTACTACTTCGAGTACACAACG GACAAGGAGCCACGGGGAATCATCCCTCTGGAGAACCTCAGTATCAGAGAGGTGGATGAGCCCAGGAAGCCT AACTGTTTTGAGCTCTACAACCCCAGCCACAAGGGTCAGGTGATCAAAGCGTGTAAGACGGAGGCTGATGGCCGGGTGGTGGAAGGGAACCATGTGGTCTACAGGATATCAGCCCCCACAccagaggagaaagaggagtggATCAAGTCTATAAA AGCCAGCATCAGCAGGGATCCCTTCTACGACATGCTGGCTACCAGGAAACGCCGCATCGCCAACAAGAAGTGA
- the cyth3b gene encoding cytohesin-3 isoform X2 yields the protein MDDDNQVPEDLSLDERDELTSIRRRKKELLDDIERLKFEIAEVMTEIEQLTCVGESKTTQRNKQIAMGRKKFNMDPKKGIQFLLENDLLQHTPEDIAQFLYKGEGLNKTVIGDYLGERDDFNIKVLQAFVELHEFADLNLVQALRQFLWSFRLPGEAQKIDRMMEAFASRYCQCNPGVFQSTDTCYVLSFAIIMLNTSLHNPNVRDKPAVERFISMNRGINEGGDLPEELLRNLYESIKSEPFKIPEDDGNDLTHTFFNPDREGWLLKLGGRVKTWKRRWFILTDNCLYYFEYTTDKEPRGIIPLENLSIREVDEPRKPNCFELYNPSHKGQVIKACKTEADGRVVEGNHVVYRISAPTPEEKEEWIKSIKASISRDPFYDMLATRKRRIANKK from the exons TACCTGAGGATCTGTCCTTAGATGAGAGGGATGAGCTGACAAGCATACGGCGCAGGAAAAAAGAACTACTGGATGACATTGAG CGGTTGAAGTTTGAGATTGCAGAAGTGATGACGGAAATCGAGCAGCTCACCTGTGTGGGAGAGAG CAAAAccacacagagaaacaaacagattGCCATGGGAAGAAAGAAATTCAACATGGATCCCAAAAAG GGGATCCAGTTTCTTTTGGAGAATGACCTCCTGCAACACACCCCTGAAGATATAGCCCAATTCCTCTACAAAGGGGAGGGTCTAAACAAAACAGTCATTGGGGATTACTTAGGGGAACG ggaTGACTTCAACATTAAAGTACTCCAGGCCTTTGTGGAGCTCCATGAATTTGCAGACCTCAATCTTGTCCAGGCGTTAAG GCAATTTCTGTGGAGCTTCAGGCTGCCGGGCGAGGCACAGAAGATCGATAGAATGATGGAGGCCTTTGCGTCCCGGTACTGTCAGTGCAACCCAGGAGTCTTCCAATCCACAG ACACGTGTTATGTCCTGTCCTTTGCGATCATCATGCTGAACACCAGCCTTCACAACCCCAATGTCAGGGACAAGCCTGCCGTTGAACGCTTCATCTCCATGAACAGGGGGATCAACGAGGGAGGAGACCTACCAGAGGAGCTGCTCAGG AACTTGTACGAGAGCATTAAGAGTGAGCCCTTTAAGATCCCGGAGGATGATGGCAACGACCTGACCCACACGTTTTTCAACCCCGACAGAGAAGGCTGGCTGCTTAAGCTAG GAGGAAGAGTGAAAACCTGGAAAAGGCGGTGGTTCATTTTAACCGACAACTGCCTGTACTACTTCGAGTACACAACG GACAAGGAGCCACGGGGAATCATCCCTCTGGAGAACCTCAGTATCAGAGAGGTGGATGAGCCCAGGAAGCCT AACTGTTTTGAGCTCTACAACCCCAGCCACAAGGGTCAGGTGATCAAAGCGTGTAAGACGGAGGCTGATGGCCGGGTGGTGGAAGGGAACCATGTGGTCTACAGGATATCAGCCCCCACAccagaggagaaagaggagtggATCAAGTCTATAAA AGCCAGCATCAGCAGGGATCCCTTCTACGACATGCTGGCTACCAGGAAACGCCGCATCGCCAACAAGAAGTGA
- the cacng5b gene encoding voltage-dependent calcium channel gamma-5 subunit translates to MTVCGRKALTLLSSVFAVCGLGLLGIAVSTDYWLYLEEGVILPFNQSTSIHTYLHSGLWRLCFLSGEEMGRCFTIEYLMPMSVQLTSESTVSVLKMIRTATPFPLVSLFFMFIGFVLSNIGHIRPHRTVLAFASGIFFILSGLSLVVGLVLYISSINDEMLNRSKSNEAFFSYKYGWSFAFAAISFLLTESAGVMSVYLFTKRYTAEELYRPHTSFYRPRLSNCSEHSTQFLQRRHSPSDISSEASLQMNSSYPALLKSPEYEQVSSSLC, encoded by the exons ATGACTGTGTGTGGCAGGAAAGCGCTGACCCTGCTGAGCAGTGTGTTCGCAGTGTGTGGCCTGGGCCTGCTGGGCATAGCTGTGAGCACTGATTACTGGCTCTACCTAGAGGAGGGGGTCATCCTACCCTTCAACCAGAGCACCAGCATCCACACATACCTGCATTCTGGCCTGTGGAGACTTTGCTTCCTGTCAG GAGAGGAGATGGGCCGGTGTTTCACTATAGAGTATCTTATGCCTATGAGCGTACAACTGACCAGTGAATCTACAGTCAGTGTCCTGA AGATGATTCGCACAGCCACCCCCTTCCCCCTGGTCAGCCTCTTCTTCATGTTCATCGGCTTTGTGCTCAGTAACATCGGACACATTCGCCCGCACCGCACCGTACTGGCCTTCGCTTCTGGAATCTTCTTCATCCTCTCAG GCCTTTCTCTGGTGGTGGGTCTCGTTCTTTACATCTCCAGCATCAATGACGAGATGTTGAATAGAAGTAAAAGTAATGAGGCCTTTTTCAGCTACAAATACGGCTGGTCCTTTGCCTTTGCTGCTATCTCCTTCCTGCTGACAGAG AGTGCCGGCGTCATGTCGGTCTACCTGTTCACTAAGCGCTACACAGCTGAGGAGCTGTACAGGCCGCATACAAGCTTCTACCGGCCGCGTCTCAGCAACTGCTCCGAGCACTCGACTCAGTTCCTGCAGCGCCGACACAGTCCCTCGGACATCTCCAGTGAGGCCTCACTCCAAATGAACAGCAGCTACCCAGCCCTGCTCAAGAGCCCTGAGTATGAACAAGTCTCCTCCTCACTCTGCTAA